One window of the Torulaspora delbrueckii CBS 1146 chromosome 6, complete genome genome contains the following:
- the SPN1 gene encoding transcription factor SPN1 (similar to Saccharomyces cerevisiae SPN1 (YPR133C); ancestral locus Anc_3.468), whose translation MSSNENTPELENFVSPQEEQSVGQEASVIERQRKHIDTGASDDEGPNESDRLKNMPTLSHGENEYDGSVRSRQELEDKLDRILKKPKVRRSRRDEDDLEQYLDEKILRLKDEMNIAAQMDIETLNKRIETGDNSLIVMQKVKLLPKVVSVLSKANLADTILDNNLLQSVRIWLEPLPDGSLPSFEIQKSLFAAIEKLPIKTEHLKESGLGRVVIFYTKSKRVEPQLARLADRIIAEWTRPIIGASDNYRDKRIMQLEFDAEKLRRKAALGTAKSRKKKPGKSVSPGGSSAQSLYEQAAARRNRAAAPAQTTTDYKYAPVSNLNQVSSSARTAGVGSTLNNSEMYKRLTSRLNKTKKTK comes from the coding sequence ATGAGTAGTAACGAGAATACACCCGAGTTGGAAAATTTCGTTTCCCCACAGGAAGAACAGTCAGTGGGCCAAGAAGCGAGTGTAATTGAGAGACAACGTAAACATATCGACACAGGAGCATCTGACGATGAGGGGCCAAATGAGAGTGATAGGTTGAAAAATATGCCAACATTGAGCCATGGAGAAAATGAGTATGATGGCTCTGTGCGTAGTCGTCAGGAACTGGAGGATAAACTGGATCGAATTCTAAAGAAACCAAAGGttagaagaagcagaagagaTGAGGATGACTTGGAACAGTATTTGGATGAGAAGATTCTACGTTTAAAAGATGAAATGAATATAGCGGCTCAGATGGATATTGAGACTCTAAATAAGAGAATAGAGACCGGTGATAATTCATTGATCGTTATGCAAAAAGTCAAGCTACTGCCCAAGGTCGTTAGTGTGCTTTCAAAGGCTAATTTGGCTGATACTATCCTAGATAATAATCTGTTACAAAGTGTAAGGATTTGGTTGGAGCCCCTACCGGATGGATCACTTCCTTCCTTCGAGATTCAGAAATCATTATTCGCTGCCATAGAAAAACTACCTATCAAGACCgaacatttgaaagaaagtGGATTGGGCAGAGTAGTAATCTTTTATACAAAATCCAAGAGAGTGGAACCTCAATTAGCCAGGTTAGCAGATAGAATAATTGCTGAATGGACAAGACCCATTATCGGTGCCTCGGACAATTACAGAGATAAAAGGATCATGCAATTAGAGTTTGATGCAGAGAAATTAAGAAGGAAAGCTGCTCTTGGCACGGCTAAGAGtagaaagaagaagcctgGTAAAAGTGTTTCCCCTGGAGGTTCTTCGGCTCAAAGTCTATACGAGCAAGCTGCCGCCAGAAGGAATAGAGCCGCTGCACCAGCCCAAACCACAACAGATTACAAATATGCACCTGTCAGCAATTTGAATCAAGTTTCAAGTAGTGCTAGAACCGCTGGTGTCGGTTCCACACTAAATAATAGTGAAATGTACAAGAGGTTAACTTCAAGGTTAAacaagaccaagaagacaaaATAA
- the TDEL0F03510 gene encoding uncharacterized protein (similar to Saccharomyces cerevisiae YGR117C; ancestral locus Anc_3.466), with translation MKNWETVDLYTKALIAKYLNDNGHKSTLELFLGDCGLSMSDVKDVGQTFDENLETIVSERVAYAEGNKDLVNKIRLEEKALPIDAETPSWNHDAKFEPVPLDVDKKALIIGANFCNPQDSLLLSFADKTKWFYGPQWDLKDKNFGSEFNLGAVRFCGAVRSCVREPHDTFYMCTLDGTFHFWSQYEKGSHKLHQRLITHLQFLKAPGEDTLYIVSCGMDNCLNVHEWNPRIHQSIKLLSAEKLQSSCTSLQVASDGYRPLIFISRADYTHLLCFALENRTHSMRLVYKIALNNAQFSTHSFNVRDMAFIGEHDSIGTPVVTNSSVLLIATSHIPYMRLLVVKIPPEIAGDKDTVFYDKVLRNMPTEIEQDSYSEPILKTLPEGNGVLVGDSKGLYALDILNGDSWLLDLPGFSQGSRVKCMDINKSGTKLVLGLADKTVRAYNIVL, from the coding sequence atgaagaattgggAGACTGTTGATTTGTATACAAAGGCTTTAATTGCAaagtatttgaatgataatGGTCATAAGAGTACTTTAGAGTTGTTCTTGGGGGATTGTGGCCTGTCTATGAGTGATGTCAAAGATGTGGGGCAgacttttgatgaaaatttaGAAACAATTGTAAGTGAAAGGGTTGCTTATGCGGAGGGGAATAAAGATTTGGTGAATAAAATTCGGTTGGAAGAGAAAGCGCTGCCAATTGATGCAGAGACTCCAAGTTGGAATCATGATGCCAAATTTGAACCAGTCCCTTTGGATGTGGATAAAAAAGCTTTGATAATTGGTGCCAACTTTTGCAACCCTCAAGATTCGTTACTATTATCGTTCGCTGACAAGACAAAGTGGTTTTATGGCCCACAGTgggatttgaaagataagAATTTCGGTTCGGAGTTTAATTTAGGAGCTGTCAGATTCTGTGGAGCTGTCAGATCGTGTGTGAGAGAACCACATGATACATTTTATATGTGTACACTTGATGGAACATTTCATTTTTGGTCTCAATATGAAAAAGGATCTCATAAATTACACCAGAGATTGATTACTCATCtgcaatttttgaaagcaCCAGGGGAGGATACACTTTACATTGTATCATGCGGTATGGATAACTGTTTGAACGTGCATGAATGGAATCCCCGCATACATCAGTCAATAAAACTGCTTTCAGCAGAAAAATTACAGTCTTCCTGTACTTCGTTGCAAGTGGCCTCAGATGGATACAGGCCGCTAATTTTCATCTCGAGAGCTGACTATACTCATTTATTGTGTTTTGCGCTAGAGAATAGGACGCATAGCATGAGGTTGGTTTATAAGATTGCCCTGAATAACGCGCAGTTCAGTACTCATTCCTTCAATGTCCGAGATATGGCGTTTATTGGAGAACATGATTCGATCGGAACACCTGTTGTCACGAACAGTAGTGTTTTACTCATCGCTACGTCACACATACCCTACATGCGGTTACTTGTGGTAAAGATTCCACCAGAAATTGCAGGCGACAAGGATACTGTGTTTTATGATAAGGTACTAAGGAATATGCCCACTGAGATAGAGCAGGATTCTTACTCTGAGCCGATTCTTAAAACATTGCCTGAAGGCAATGGTGTTCTTGTTGGTGACAGTAAAGGATTATATGCTCTCGATATCTTGAATGGAGATTCTTGGTTACTGGACTTACCAGGGTTCTCTCAAGGTTCAAGAGTGAAGTGTATGGATATCAATAAATCTGGTACCAAGCTGGTTCTTGGGTTAGCTGATAAGACTGTTAGAGCTTATAATATAGTTTTAtag
- the MSS18 gene encoding Mss18p (similar to Saccharomyces cerevisiae MSS18 (YPR134W); ancestral locus Anc_3.470), whose amino-acid sequence MSFKLQFLQTHCLIMKLILSHGPSTASNELLWNNHIISELSKICKVIYAKPTFTKLENTFTNRDARIDLVLSSSCIDRLSTVLFNIKGITMKKPPKIRNDLMCPAIEDIFTLEHNNEDLEELHSLLLWKWNRSKPNASYIASEPPVIIKPWIFNNRPVKKVVTSGNLLVALNAPNIMRRQYDLSDHRGSRFFQEGPLTKAHDHTARVYHPSGPISSEGYLKVKPVIYESLDSMPPRLQKWLHGAIDDTVKINQHEQERLDLMLHGFKGFT is encoded by the coding sequence ATGTCCTTTAAACtgcagtttcttcaaacccATTGCCTGATCATGAAGCTGATTCTATCCCATGGCCCTTCCACAGCATCAAATGAGTTGTTGTGGAATAATCATATTATTTCAGAATTAAGCAAGATTTGCAAAGTAATATACGCCAAACCTACGTTCACTAAACTGGAAAATACATTTACGAATCGAGATGCAAGGATTGATTTAGTACTCTCTTCGAGTTGTATTGATCGATTGTCCACAGTCCTGTTCAATATTAAAGGAATTacaatgaagaaaccacCCAAAATACGAAATGATCTTATGTGTCCAGCTATTGAGGATATTTTTACATTGGAACATAATAATGAGGACTTGGAGGAACTACACAGTTTACTTCTATGGAAATGGAACAGGAGTAAGCCCAATGCGTCTTATATAGCCTCTGAGCCGCCCGTTATCATCAAACCTTGGATATTTAACAACAGACCAGTGAAAAAAGTTGTGACCAGTGGAAATCTACTAGTTGCATTGAATGCACCAAATATAATGAGGAGGCAGTACGATTTGAGCGATCATCGCGGTagtagattttttcaagaaggtCCATTGACGAAAGCGCATGATCATACAGCTAGGGTTTATCATCCATCAGGACCAATTAGCTCAGAGGGTTACTTGAAAGTCAAGCCAGTCATCTATGAGTCTCTTGATTCAATGCCTCCTCGTTTACAGAAATGGCTGCATGGTGCTATCGATGATACTGTTAAGATAAATCAACATGAACAGGAAAGGCTGGACCTGATGTTGCATGGATTTAAAGGGTTTACCTAG
- the TOM5 gene encoding Tom5p (similar to Saccharomyces cerevisiae TOM5 (YPR133W-A); ancestral locus Anc_3.469), whose protein sequence is MFGLPQQEPSEEEKKLHQQATNRTLVNAFYASALLWLSPMVWHFIKRQWK, encoded by the coding sequence ATGTTTGGTCTACCACAGCAAGAAccttctgaagaagagaagaaactaCATCAACAGGCTACCAACAGGACTTTGGTCAACGCCTTTTACGCGAGTGCCCTACTATGGTTGTCTCCTATGGTGTGGCATTTCATTAAGAGACAATGGAAATAA
- the RPS23B gene encoding 40S ribosomal protein uS12 (similar to Saccharomyces cerevisiae RPS23A (YGR118W) and RPS23B (YPR132W); ancestral locus Anc_3.467), translating into MGKGKPRGLNSARKLRVHRRNNRWAENNYKKRLLGTAFKSSPFGGSSHAKGIVLEKLGIESKQPNSAIRKCVRVQLIKNGKKVTAFVPNDGCLNFVDENDEVLLAGFGRKGKAKGDIPGVRFKVVKVSGVSLLALWKEKKEKPRS; encoded by the exons ATGGGTAAGGGTAAGCCAAGAGGTTTGAACTCCGCTAGAAAGTTGCGTGTCCACAGAAGAAACAA CCGTTGGGCCGAAAACAActacaagaagagattattGGGTActgctttcaaatcttctcCATTTGGTGGTTCTTCCCACGCTAAAGGTATCGtgttggaaaaattgggTATTGAATCCAAGCAACCAAACTCTGCCATTAGAAAGTGTGTCagagttcaattgatcaagaacgGTAAGAAGGTTACTGCCTTTGTTCCAAACGATGGTTGTTTGAACTTTGTTGACGAAAACGACGAAGTCTTGCTAGCCGGTTTCGGTAGAAAGGGTAAGGCTAAGGGTGATATTCCAGGTGTTAGATTCAAGGTCGTTAAGGTCTCTGGTGTCTCCTTGTTGGCTTTGTggaaggaaaagaaggagaagcCAAGATCCTAA
- the NUP57 gene encoding FG-nucleoporin NUP57 (similar to Saccharomyces cerevisiae NUP57 (YGR119C); ancestral locus Anc_3.471) — protein sequence MFNFGGGNNNAGGAGAGGGLFGSKPAGNSTFSFGQGAANNTQPQQQTGTGFSFGSNNQQNNTTGAGTGLFGGSQPNNSTSGGLFGNQSGNNTGMFGNKPNGAPPSTGLFGQQQQPQQQQPSGGLFGNQGTSSTGGGLFGNNNQNQNQTSTGGLFGNTNQNQNTGATGSGGLFGNANQNQNTGATGSGGLFGNANQNQNTGATGSGGLFGNTNQNQGTGGGLFGNTNNQAQSIGGGGLFGNNTQKPAGTTGGGLFGNTGQNTQSNNTLGGGLFGNKPAGTSTTGGGLFGSKPAGNTGGGLFGGQTTNTNTLGGSLFGSKPQGQATGGLFGNTNNNTNSGLFGASQPQQNQFGQANGPSMSTNVQPSFAWSQPQNNQLTLQQQQQQQQQQQQQQFQQQQQQQQQQQQQSSQLSQVQQQYLNYPQQIQEQIVKCKDSWDPTSSKTKLRAFVYNKINGTDALTYNKPMNISQEEWDEALDKKPSPNVIPTEVLGFEGLNQRTQLQRENVAQARVILNQILENSTQLQQKHELDTAARIVKAQSRNTQIGKRILGLGTRLAILKSRGLPLSVSEEKMWSQFQALLQRSNDPAGLGKTNELWARLAVLKERAKNISDQLDNTLVVITENGGKISDQTGHGQVDNERADDEVEKRVDKIVETLSNQQRGICYLNEVLDKDHKAMDKALKSSNRVA from the coding sequence ATGTTCAACTTTGGAGGTGGCAATAACAACGCAGGTGGTGCTGGAGCTGGAGGTGGGCTATTTGGTAGTAAACCTGCTGGAAACTCGACGTTTTCCTTTGGTCAAGGTGCTGCCAATAACACTcaaccacaacaacaaacGGGCACTGGATTCTCCTTTGGAAGTAATAACCAGCAGAACAACACTACTGGAGCTGGTACAGGACTTTTTGGGGGTTCTCAACCGAACAATTCAACCTCGGGTGGCCTCTTTGGGAATCAATCTGGTAACAATACTGGAATGTTTGGTAATAAGCCAAATGGTGCACCTCCTAGTACCGGGCTTTTTGgacagcagcaacagccacaacaacagcaaccaAGTGGAGGGTTATTTGGCAATCAGGGGACTTCTAGCACAGGAGGAGGATTGTTTGGGAACAACAATCAAAACCAAAATCAAACAAGTACCGGGGGATTATTCGGAAACACGAATCAGAACCAGAATACTGGAGCCACTGGTAGTGGTGGATTGTTTGGAAACGCGAATCAGAATCAGAATACTGGAGCCACTGGTAGTGGTGGATTGTTTGGAAACGCGAATCAGAATCAGAATACTGGAGCCACTGGTAGTGGTGGATTGTTTGGAAATACCAATCAGAATCAAGGAACCGGCGGTGGACTCTTTGGGAACACTAATAACCAGGCTCAAAGCATCGGCGGAGGTGGGCTTTTTGGTAACAACACGCAAAAGCCTGCCGGAACTACAGGTGGTGGATTGTTTGGTAACACCGGTCAAAATACGCAAAGTAATAATACTTTAGGAGGTGGGTTGTTCGGCAACAAGCCAGCTGGGACATCTACTACTGGTGGTGGTTTGTTTGGCAGTAAGCCTGCGGGAAACACTGGTGGTGGGTTGTTTGGTGGCCAAACAACGAATACTAACACTTTGGGAGGGAGCCTCTTCGGCAGTAAACCACAAGGTCAAGCTACCGGTGGTCTCTTTGGTAATACTAACAACAATACTAACTCAGGGTTGTTTGGCGCTTCACAACCGCAGCAGAATCAATTCGGTCAAGCCAATGGTCCTTCCATGAGCACAAACGTACAGCCATCATTCGCTTGGTCTCAACCGCAGAATAATCAACTAACcttgcaacaacaacaacaacaacaacaacagcagcagcagcagcaattccaacaacaacagcaacaacaacagcaacagcaacagcagtCGTCACAGCTAAGCCAAGTCCAACAACAATATCTCAATTATCCTCAACAGATTCAGGAACAAATAGTGAAATGCAAAGACTCATGGGATCCAACATCAAGCAAGACAAAACTAAGAGCATTTGTATACAATAAGATCAATGGAACTGATGCTCTTACTTACAACAAACCGATGAATATTTCCCAAGAAGAATGGGACGAAGCGCTTGACAAGAAACCTTCACCCAATGTCATACCCACGGAAGTGCTTGGATTTGAAGGCTTGAATCAACGCACACAGTTGCAAAGGGAAAACGTTGCTCAAGCTCGTGTGATACTCAACCAGATCTTAGAGAACTCcactcaattgcaacaaaaGCATGAGCTAGACACAGCAGCCAGAATTGTGAAGGCGCAGTCAAGAAACACTCAAATCGGTAAGAGAATCCTCGGCTTGGGAACTAGATTGGCTATCTTGAAGAGTAGGGGATTGCCTCTGAGCGTAtcagaagagaaaatgtGGTCTCAATTCCAGGCTCTACTGCAGCGCAGTAACGATCCCGCTGGTTTGGGTAAAACCAATGAATTGTGGGCTCGTCTTGCAGTCCTGAAAGAACGTGCCAAGAATATCTCAGATCAATTGGATAATACTTTAGTAGTGATTACTGAAAATGGCGGTAAAATTTCTGATCAAACAGGTCACGGCCAAGTCGATAATGAGAGagctgatgatgaagttgaaaagagagTTGACAAGATTGTCGAGACTCTAAGTAACCAACAGCGTGGTATATGTTACCTAAACGAAGTCCTGGATAAAGACCATAAAGCCATGGACAAGGCATTAAAAAGTAGCAATCGTGTAGCATAA